The following are encoded together in the Diachasmimorpha longicaudata isolate KC_UGA_2023 chromosome 3, iyDiaLong2, whole genome shotgun sequence genome:
- the LOC135160557 gene encoding uncharacterized protein LOC135160557 isoform X1 codes for MSSGDPWSLPVKQGLYDPSLEKDACGVGFIVAIDGKRSHKIVSDAETLSARMNHRGACACDNDTGDGAGVLCAIPHDYYAEEIREKQGIQLPEFGKYATGILFLDKRTHTTTEAAFEKLAAECNLKVICWRDVPTDNSHIGQVARKCEPYMRQVFVTGEQDEELLNRQVFVLRKRSSHTIPQPGIRYYICSLSLRTVVYKGQFTADQLWLYFTDLKNPKFETYLALVHTRFSTNTFPSWERAHPLRMLAHNGEINTLRGNVNAMKAREGVMKSDIFGDKLKDLYPVVEPNLSDSGSADCVLEFLVMAGERTLPEAVMTMVPEAWQNDLTMATEKRDFYHWAACAMEPWDGPALLTFTDGRYVGAILDRNGLRPSRFYVTKDNMMVMASEVGVYDTPPSNVVLKSRLKPGRMLLVDTEEKTIIQDVELKLQIARSRPHSKWLKEQISLDDLRAAHTPVENGVGNGHTNGLGITNGLNVPGILNRALEADRRLGLYSYTIETINLLLIPMINTKKEALGSMGNDAPLACLSQFQPLIYDYFKQLFAQVTNPPIDPFREKIVMSLLCPIGPESNILKPDERQVHRLFLPNPILSLHDLDVIKHTSYRGWRTKVIDVTYERALGPGGLLKTLDRINEEANEAAKEGYQLIVLSDRLGGPERIPVSMGLALGSTHHFLIEERQRMKVGLIVETAEAREVHHMCVLLGYGADAICPYLVLEIARRLRDEGVINSEMTDEIMAKNYAEAMERGLAKVMAKMGISTLQSYKSAQIFEAVGLADTVVEKCFKGTPSRIGGVDFEVLAKEGYERHSLMYYEQMVDCHILRNPGVYHWRAGGEKHINDPLSIANLQEAVELKSSNAYENYRKSSMESVKACTLRGQLQLRKSNHPVPIEEVEAASEIVKRFATGAMSFGSISLEAHSTLAVAMNRIGGKSNTGEGGENADRYLNQDPEFNKRSSIKQVASGRFGVTSSYLANADDLQIKMAQGAKPGEGGELPGYKVTADIAATRHSVPGVGLISPPPHHDIYSIEDLAELIYDLKCANPNARISVKLVSEVGVGVVAAGVAKGKAEHVVISGHDGGTGASSWTGIKAAGLPWELGVAETHQILTLNNLRSRMIVQADGQLRTGFDVIVAALLGADEFGFSTAPLIAMGCTMMRKCHLNTCPVGIATQDPVLRKKFAGKPEHVINFFFMLAEEIRGHMASLGVRKFQDLIGRTDLLQMREDITISKAKMLDLSNVLRSALDLRPGANIRGGSIKQDFQLENRPDNILIEEAKLILNNTQKIVNIDMTINNETRAFGSTLSYYISKQLGEAGLPDNSINIRLKGSAGQSFCAFLTNGIHVILEGDANDYVGKGLCGGEIVIYPPKESEFLSEANVIVGNVCLYGATSGKAYFRGIAAERFSVRNSGAVVVVEGVGDHGCEYMTGGCAVILGLTGRNFAAGMSGGIAYVLDVDGSFKSKCNPEMVELLPLNKPEDIKYVKKLLEEFVEKTGSLIAEELLVTWPEPTTRFVKVFPYEYQRALQQMADAEETPEPVVNGKENGSSVKDIEDSIEDGDLAQKKLDKIKGFMKYKRHTMNYRPVEKRLEDWSEIYNFQGVRKGLKVQAARCMECGVPFCQSSHGCPLGNIIPKWNDLVFQSNWQEALRQLLQTNNFPEFTGRVCPAPCEGACVLGISEPPVTIKNIECAIIDHAFEQGWIIPCPPLSRTGKRIAIVGSGPAGLAAAQQLNKAGHVVTVFERNDRVGGLLQYGIPTMKLSKQVVQRRVSLMAAEGIVFKTGVNVGKDITSEELMKEFDAVLLCTGATWPRDLPIPGRHLEGIHFAVSFLEHWQKKQMGNEAPLNMKLMAKDKDVIIIGGGDTGCDCIATSLRQGAKSITTFEILPEPGEKRAKDNPWPQFPRVFKVDYGHEEVALKFGNDPRQFSTLSKEFLDDGEGNVTGIRTVTVEWTKDEAGRWKMAEVEDSEKIYKCDLVLLAMGFLGPEKYIAEELKMKLDGRGNYETPGGKYSTSLEGIYAAGDCRRGQSLVVWAITEGRQAAREIDYALMGRTTLPGPGGIISHVDQDSS; via the exons ATGAGCTCTGGTGATCCGTGGTCTCTTCCGGTAAAGCAGGGTCTTTATGACCCGAGTTTAGAAAAGGATGCTTGTGGTGTTGGTTTTATCGTCGCTATCGATGGAAAAAGATCGCATAAG aTTGTAAGTGATGCTGAGACTCTTTCAGCTCGTATGAACCACAGAGGTGCATGCGCCTGTGATAACGATACTGGAGATGGTGCTGGTGTTCTCTGTGCGATTCCTCATGACTACTACGCAGAAGAAATACG TGAAAAACAGGGAATTCAGCTACccgagtttggaaaatatgCCACGGGTATTTTATTCCTTGATAAGAGAACTCATACGACGACCGAGGCTGCTTTCGAGAAGCTCGCAGCAGAATGCAACTTGAAG gtCATTTGTTGGCGTGATGTGCCAACAGACAATTCTCACATTGGTCAAGTGGCACGAAAATGCGAGCCTTACATGCGCCAGGTATTCGTTACTGGTGAACAAGATGAGGAACTCCTCAACCGTCAG GTGTTTGTGCTGCGAAAACGCTCGTCGCACACTATACCccagcctggtatacgatacTACATCTGCTCCTTATCCCTGAGGACAGTTGTCTATAAGGGTCAGTTCACTGCTGATCAATTGTGGCTGTATTTTACTGATCTGAAAAATCCCAAGTTTGAGACTTATCTCGCCCTGGTACACACGCGATTCTCGACTAATACATTTCCAAGTTGGGAGAGAGCTCATCCTCTCAG gaTGCTCGCACACAATGGAGAAATTAATACTCTCCGTGGAAACGTGAATGCTATGAAGGCTCGTGAGGGTGTTATgaaaagtgatatttttggtgATAAACTCAAGGATTTGTACCCAGTCGTTGAGCCAAACCTTTCTGACTCTGGATCCGCTGATTGTGTACTCGAGTTTCTAGTCATGGCTGGGGAACGTACCTTACCGGAG GCAGTGATGACAATGGTTCCGGAAGCGTGGCAGAATGATCTGACAATGGCAACGGAGAAGCGCGATTTCTACCACTGGGCTGCATGTGCAATGGAACCCTGGGATGGACCAGCTCTTCTCACCTTCACCGATGGCCGCTATGTTGGAGCTATTTTGGACAG AAATGGCCTGCGCCCATCGCGCTTCTACGTCACTAAGGATAACATGATGGTGATGGCGTCTGAAGTGGGCGTCTATGACACTCCGCCCAGCAATGTTGTCCTGAAG AGTCGTTTGAAGCCTGGCAGAATGCTCCTCGTTGAcactgaagaaaaaacaatCATCCAGGATGTTGAGCTGAAACTGCAAATTGCCAGGAGTAGGCCACATTCTAAATGGCTCAAGGAGCAG ATTTCCCTGGATGATCTCCGTGCAGCTCATACTCCAGTGGAGAATGGAGTGGGAAATGGTCACACCAATGGTCTGGGTATCACCAACGGTCTGAATGTTCCGGGCATTCTGAATCGAGCGCTGGAAGCGGACAGACGTCTGGGCCTCTACAGCTATACCATCGAGACCATAAATCTCCTCCTGATTCCCATGATCAACACGAAAAAGGAAGCTCTCGGTTCAATGGGTAACGACGCACCTCTAGCCTGTCTGTCCCAATTTCAACCTCTGATCTACGATTACTTCAAGCAATTATTCGCTCAAGTAACAAATCCACCGATTGATCCGTTCAGGGAGAAGATTGTGATGTCTCTGCTGTGTCCAATTGGTCCTGAGAGCAATATACTGAAGCCTGATGAGCGCCAGGTGCACAGATTGTTCCTTCCAAACCCGATTCTTTCTCTGCATGATCTAGATGTCATTAAGCACACGAGCTATCGAGGCTGGAGGACAAAAGTCATCGATGTAACTTATGAGAGAGCACTTGGACCCGGTGGTCTGCTGAAGACCCTGGATCGCATCAACGAAGAGGCTAATGAAGCTGCCAAGGAGGGCTATCAGCTCATAGTCCTTTCTGATCGTCTTGGAGGCCCTGAGAGAATTCCTGTCTCCATGGGCCTTGCTCTTGGATCGACTCATCATTTTTTGAttgaggagagacagaggatgAAGGTGGGGCTGATCGTTGAAACTGCTGAAGCCAGGGAGGTTCATCACATGTGTGTTTTACTTGGATATGGAGCTGATGCTATTTGTCCTTATCTGGTACTGGAGATTGCCAGGAGATTGAGGGATGAAGGGGTTATCAATTCCGAGATGACTGACGAAATTATGGCGAAGAACTATGCTGAGGCTATGGAAAGGGGACTGGCTAAGGTCATGGCTAAGATGGGCATTTCGACACTTCAATCTTACAAAAGTGCACAGATCTTTGAGGCTGTTGGATTGGCTGATACTGTTGTTGAGAAATGTTTCAAG gGAACGCCATCACGAATTGGAGGAGTAGACTTTGAAGTCCTGGCAAAGGAAGGGTACGAGCGTCACTCCCTAATGTACTACGAGCAGATGGTCGATTGTCATATCCTCCGCAATCCCGGTGTCTATCACTGGCGAGCTGGAGGTGAAAAGCACATAAACGATCCCCTGAGTATTGCTAATTTACAAGAAGCAGTTGAGCTCAAATCCTCGAATGCCTACGAGAATTACAGAAAATCATCGATGGAATCTGTGAAAGCTTGCACACTCAGAGGACAATTGCAGCTTCGCAAATCAAATCATCCAGTTCCTATTGAAGAAGTTGAAGCAGCATCGGAGATTGTGAAACGATTTGCCACTGGTGCAATGAGCTTTGGAAGTATTTCCCTGGAGGCTCACTCTACTCTTGCTGTGGCGATGAATCGCATCGGCGGAAAATCAAATACTGGTGAAGGTGGTGAAAATGCAGACAGATATTTGAATCAAGATCCAGAGTTCAACAAACGGTCTTCAATAAAACAGGTGGCTAGTGGAAGATTTGGAGTGACTTCTAGCTATCTTGCAAACGCTGATGACTTGCAGATTAAAATGGCACAAGGAGCTAAGCCAGGAGAAGGAGGAGAGCTTCCTGGATACAAG GTGACAGCGGACATTGCAGCCACTCGTCACTCGGTTCCAGGAGTGGGTTTGATATCACCACCTCCTCACCACGACATCTACTCCATCGAGGATTTAGCTGAACTGATTTATGATCTCAAATGTGCAAATCCCAACGCCCGAATTTCTGTAAAATTAGTGTCTGAGGTAGGAGTGGGAGTTGTGGCTGCTGGAGTTGCTAAAGGCAAGGCTGAGCATGTGGTGATCTCTGGGCATGATGGTGGCACTGGAGCCAGCAGTTGGACTGGTATTAAGGCTGCTGGGTTACCCTGGGAGTTGGGAGTCGCTGAGACTCATCAAATTTTGACTCTGAATAATCTGAGATCAAGAATGATTGTTCAAGCTGATGGACAACTGAGGACTGGATTCGATGTGATCGTTGCAGCTCTCCTCGGGGCTGATGAATTTGGATTTAGTACTGCACCACTCATTGCTATGGGATGCACAATGATGAGGAAGTGTCATTTGAATACTTGTCCTGTGGGAATTGCAACGCAAGATCCCGTCTTGAGGAAGAAATTTGCTGGGAAACCTGAACATGTcatcaatttctttttcatgcTGGCTGAAGAGATACGAGGTCATATGGCATCTCTCGGAGTCCGTAAATTCCAAGATTTAATTGGTCGCACGGATCTTCTCCAGATGCGTGAAGACATCACCATATCGAAAGCAAAGATGTTGGATCTGTCAAATGTCCTTCGTTCAGCCCTCGACCTTCGGCCAGGTGCCAACATTCGTGGTGGAAGTATAAAACAAGACTTTCAATTGGAAAATCGTCCCGATAATATTCTCATCGAGGAGGCCAAGCTCATTCTCAACAATACCCAGAAAATCGTTAACATCGACATGACAATAAATAACGAGACCCGAGCATTTGGCTCGACCCTGAGTTACTACATCTCAAAGCAGTTGGGTGAAGCTGGCCTTCCGGACAATAGTATTAATATTCGACTGAAGGGCTCCGCAGGTCAGAGCTTCTGTGCATTTCTCACTAATGGAATTCACGTGATTCTGGAGGGAGATGCCAATGATTACGTTGGAAAGGGTCTCTGTGGTGGTGAAATTGTTATTTATCCCCCGAAGGAATCAGAATTTTTGTCAGAAGCTAACGTAATCGTCGGAAATGTGTGTTTATACGGAGCAACATCAGGAAAGGCGTATTTCCGAGGTATAGCAGCTGAAAGATTCAGTGTTCGAAATTCTGGTGCAGTTGTGGTGGTTGAAGGAGTTGGAGATCATGGCTGTGAGTACATGACAGGTGGTTGTGCAGTTATTTTGGGATTAACTGGCAGAAATTTTGCTGCTGGAATGTCCGGAGGTATTGCCTATGTCTTGGACGTTGATGGCTCCTTCAAGAGCAAGTGTAATCCAGAAATGGTGGAGCTTCTTCCTCTGAACAAACCGGAGGATATAAAATACgtgaaaaaattactggaagAATTTGTCGAAAAGACTGGTTCACTGATCGCCGAGGAACTCCTGGTAACGTGGCCTGAACCCACAACGAGATTTGTTAAGGTATTTCCTTATGAGTATCAACGAGCCCTTCAGCAGATGGCCGATGCTGAAGAAACTCCTGAGCCTGTTGTGAATGGAAAGGAGAATGGATCATCCGTTAAAGATATCGAGGACTCCATCGAAGATGGTGATCTTGcacagaaaaaattggataaaatCAAAGGATTCATGAAGTACAAACGTCATACGATGAATTATAGACCGGTGGAGAAGAGACTGGAGGATTGGAGTGAGATTTACAATTTTCAGGGAGTTCGTAAGGGCCTGAAGGTTCAAGCAGCCAGATGTATGGAGTGCGGAGTACCATTTTGTCAGAGCAGTCATGGATGCCCCTTGGGAAACATCATTCCAAAATGGAATGACTTGGTATTCCAATCCAACTGGCAGGAAGCTCTTCGACAACTCCTCCAGACAAATAATTTCCCGGAATTCACTGGCCGAGTCTGTCCAGCTCCCTGTGAGGGCGCTTGTGTTCTAGGTATATCAGAGCCTCCAGTCACCATAAAAAACATCGAATGTGCTATTATCGATCATGCATTTGAACAGGGCTGGATCATTCCCTGTCCACCGCTATCAAGAACTGGTAAAAGAATAGCTATTGTGGGCAGTGGTCCAGCTGGACTTGCTGCTGCTCAACAGCTCAACAAGGCCGGTCACGTTGTCACTGTGTTCGAGAGAAATGACAGAGTGGGTGGATTGCTTCAGTATGGAATTCCCACGATGAAGCTATCGAAGCAAGTGGTCCAGAGGAGGGTGTCGTTAATGGCTGCTGAGGGAATAGTATTCAAGACTGGTGTCAATGTGGGAAAGGACATTACGAGTGAAGAATTGATGAAGGAGTTTGATGCTGTACTGTTGTGCACTGGTGCAACGTGGCCCAGGGATTTGCCAATACCTGGAAGACATCTGGAGGGAATTCACTTTGCTGTTAGCTTTTTGGAGCATTGGCAGAAGAAACAGATGGGAAATGAGGCTCCTTTGAATATGAAATTAATGGCTAAAGACAAGGATGTGATTATTATTGGGGGTGGAGATACTGGCTGTGATTGTATTGCTACGAGTTTGAGACAGGGGGCCAAGTCTATTACtacttttgaaattttacctGAGCCTGGTGAGAAGAGGGCAAAGGATAATCCTTGGCCACAATTTCCGAGAGTTTTCAAGGTCGATTATGGACACGAGGAGGTTGCACTGAAATTTGGTAATGATCCCAGGCAGTTTAGCACATTGAGCAAGGAATTTTTGGATGATGGTGAGGGCAATGTCACGGGAATCAGGACAGTCACTGTTGAGTGGACGAAGGATGAGGCAGGTAGATGGAAAATGGCGGAAGTCGAGGACTCGGAGAAGATTTATAAGTGCGATCTTGTTTTACTGGCGATGGGATTCTTGGGACCGGAGAAGTATATTGCTGAGGAACTGAAGATGAAGTTGGATGGGAGGGGGAATTATGAGACACCCGGGGGAAAATATTCTACCAGTTTGGAGGGCATTTATGCAGCTGGAG ATTGCAGGCGAGGGCAGTCACTCGTTGTATGGGCGATAACTGAAGGACGTCAGGCAGCTCGTGAAATTGATTACGCACTTATGGGTCGTACAACTTTGCCAGGTCCTGGTGGAATAATTTCTCACGTTGATCAAGACTCTTCCTAA
- the LOC135160557 gene encoding uncharacterized protein LOC135160557 isoform X2 — translation MCNGTLGWTSSSHLHRWPLCWSYFGQSRLKPGRMLLVDTEEKTIIQDVELKLQIARSRPHSKWLKEQISLDDLRAAHTPVENGVGNGHTNGLGITNGLNVPGILNRALEADRRLGLYSYTIETINLLLIPMINTKKEALGSMGNDAPLACLSQFQPLIYDYFKQLFAQVTNPPIDPFREKIVMSLLCPIGPESNILKPDERQVHRLFLPNPILSLHDLDVIKHTSYRGWRTKVIDVTYERALGPGGLLKTLDRINEEANEAAKEGYQLIVLSDRLGGPERIPVSMGLALGSTHHFLIEERQRMKVGLIVETAEAREVHHMCVLLGYGADAICPYLVLEIARRLRDEGVINSEMTDEIMAKNYAEAMERGLAKVMAKMGISTLQSYKSAQIFEAVGLADTVVEKCFKGTPSRIGGVDFEVLAKEGYERHSLMYYEQMVDCHILRNPGVYHWRAGGEKHINDPLSIANLQEAVELKSSNAYENYRKSSMESVKACTLRGQLQLRKSNHPVPIEEVEAASEIVKRFATGAMSFGSISLEAHSTLAVAMNRIGGKSNTGEGGENADRYLNQDPEFNKRSSIKQVASGRFGVTSSYLANADDLQIKMAQGAKPGEGGELPGYKVTADIAATRHSVPGVGLISPPPHHDIYSIEDLAELIYDLKCANPNARISVKLVSEVGVGVVAAGVAKGKAEHVVISGHDGGTGASSWTGIKAAGLPWELGVAETHQILTLNNLRSRMIVQADGQLRTGFDVIVAALLGADEFGFSTAPLIAMGCTMMRKCHLNTCPVGIATQDPVLRKKFAGKPEHVINFFFMLAEEIRGHMASLGVRKFQDLIGRTDLLQMREDITISKAKMLDLSNVLRSALDLRPGANIRGGSIKQDFQLENRPDNILIEEAKLILNNTQKIVNIDMTINNETRAFGSTLSYYISKQLGEAGLPDNSINIRLKGSAGQSFCAFLTNGIHVILEGDANDYVGKGLCGGEIVIYPPKESEFLSEANVIVGNVCLYGATSGKAYFRGIAAERFSVRNSGAVVVVEGVGDHGCEYMTGGCAVILGLTGRNFAAGMSGGIAYVLDVDGSFKSKCNPEMVELLPLNKPEDIKYVKKLLEEFVEKTGSLIAEELLVTWPEPTTRFVKVFPYEYQRALQQMADAEETPEPVVNGKENGSSVKDIEDSIEDGDLAQKKLDKIKGFMKYKRHTMNYRPVEKRLEDWSEIYNFQGVRKGLKVQAARCMECGVPFCQSSHGCPLGNIIPKWNDLVFQSNWQEALRQLLQTNNFPEFTGRVCPAPCEGACVLGISEPPVTIKNIECAIIDHAFEQGWIIPCPPLSRTGKRIAIVGSGPAGLAAAQQLNKAGHVVTVFERNDRVGGLLQYGIPTMKLSKQVVQRRVSLMAAEGIVFKTGVNVGKDITSEELMKEFDAVLLCTGATWPRDLPIPGRHLEGIHFAVSFLEHWQKKQMGNEAPLNMKLMAKDKDVIIIGGGDTGCDCIATSLRQGAKSITTFEILPEPGEKRAKDNPWPQFPRVFKVDYGHEEVALKFGNDPRQFSTLSKEFLDDGEGNVTGIRTVTVEWTKDEAGRWKMAEVEDSEKIYKCDLVLLAMGFLGPEKYIAEELKMKLDGRGNYETPGGKYSTSLEGIYAAGDCRRGQSLVVWAITEGRQAAREIDYALMGRTTLPGPGGIISHVDQDSS, via the exons ATGTGCAATGGAACCCTGGGATGGACCAGCTCTTCTCACCTTCACCGATGGCCGCTATGTTGGAGCTATTTTGGACAG AGTCGTTTGAAGCCTGGCAGAATGCTCCTCGTTGAcactgaagaaaaaacaatCATCCAGGATGTTGAGCTGAAACTGCAAATTGCCAGGAGTAGGCCACATTCTAAATGGCTCAAGGAGCAG ATTTCCCTGGATGATCTCCGTGCAGCTCATACTCCAGTGGAGAATGGAGTGGGAAATGGTCACACCAATGGTCTGGGTATCACCAACGGTCTGAATGTTCCGGGCATTCTGAATCGAGCGCTGGAAGCGGACAGACGTCTGGGCCTCTACAGCTATACCATCGAGACCATAAATCTCCTCCTGATTCCCATGATCAACACGAAAAAGGAAGCTCTCGGTTCAATGGGTAACGACGCACCTCTAGCCTGTCTGTCCCAATTTCAACCTCTGATCTACGATTACTTCAAGCAATTATTCGCTCAAGTAACAAATCCACCGATTGATCCGTTCAGGGAGAAGATTGTGATGTCTCTGCTGTGTCCAATTGGTCCTGAGAGCAATATACTGAAGCCTGATGAGCGCCAGGTGCACAGATTGTTCCTTCCAAACCCGATTCTTTCTCTGCATGATCTAGATGTCATTAAGCACACGAGCTATCGAGGCTGGAGGACAAAAGTCATCGATGTAACTTATGAGAGAGCACTTGGACCCGGTGGTCTGCTGAAGACCCTGGATCGCATCAACGAAGAGGCTAATGAAGCTGCCAAGGAGGGCTATCAGCTCATAGTCCTTTCTGATCGTCTTGGAGGCCCTGAGAGAATTCCTGTCTCCATGGGCCTTGCTCTTGGATCGACTCATCATTTTTTGAttgaggagagacagaggatgAAGGTGGGGCTGATCGTTGAAACTGCTGAAGCCAGGGAGGTTCATCACATGTGTGTTTTACTTGGATATGGAGCTGATGCTATTTGTCCTTATCTGGTACTGGAGATTGCCAGGAGATTGAGGGATGAAGGGGTTATCAATTCCGAGATGACTGACGAAATTATGGCGAAGAACTATGCTGAGGCTATGGAAAGGGGACTGGCTAAGGTCATGGCTAAGATGGGCATTTCGACACTTCAATCTTACAAAAGTGCACAGATCTTTGAGGCTGTTGGATTGGCTGATACTGTTGTTGAGAAATGTTTCAAG gGAACGCCATCACGAATTGGAGGAGTAGACTTTGAAGTCCTGGCAAAGGAAGGGTACGAGCGTCACTCCCTAATGTACTACGAGCAGATGGTCGATTGTCATATCCTCCGCAATCCCGGTGTCTATCACTGGCGAGCTGGAGGTGAAAAGCACATAAACGATCCCCTGAGTATTGCTAATTTACAAGAAGCAGTTGAGCTCAAATCCTCGAATGCCTACGAGAATTACAGAAAATCATCGATGGAATCTGTGAAAGCTTGCACACTCAGAGGACAATTGCAGCTTCGCAAATCAAATCATCCAGTTCCTATTGAAGAAGTTGAAGCAGCATCGGAGATTGTGAAACGATTTGCCACTGGTGCAATGAGCTTTGGAAGTATTTCCCTGGAGGCTCACTCTACTCTTGCTGTGGCGATGAATCGCATCGGCGGAAAATCAAATACTGGTGAAGGTGGTGAAAATGCAGACAGATATTTGAATCAAGATCCAGAGTTCAACAAACGGTCTTCAATAAAACAGGTGGCTAGTGGAAGATTTGGAGTGACTTCTAGCTATCTTGCAAACGCTGATGACTTGCAGATTAAAATGGCACAAGGAGCTAAGCCAGGAGAAGGAGGAGAGCTTCCTGGATACAAG GTGACAGCGGACATTGCAGCCACTCGTCACTCGGTTCCAGGAGTGGGTTTGATATCACCACCTCCTCACCACGACATCTACTCCATCGAGGATTTAGCTGAACTGATTTATGATCTCAAATGTGCAAATCCCAACGCCCGAATTTCTGTAAAATTAGTGTCTGAGGTAGGAGTGGGAGTTGTGGCTGCTGGAGTTGCTAAAGGCAAGGCTGAGCATGTGGTGATCTCTGGGCATGATGGTGGCACTGGAGCCAGCAGTTGGACTGGTATTAAGGCTGCTGGGTTACCCTGGGAGTTGGGAGTCGCTGAGACTCATCAAATTTTGACTCTGAATAATCTGAGATCAAGAATGATTGTTCAAGCTGATGGACAACTGAGGACTGGATTCGATGTGATCGTTGCAGCTCTCCTCGGGGCTGATGAATTTGGATTTAGTACTGCACCACTCATTGCTATGGGATGCACAATGATGAGGAAGTGTCATTTGAATACTTGTCCTGTGGGAATTGCAACGCAAGATCCCGTCTTGAGGAAGAAATTTGCTGGGAAACCTGAACATGTcatcaatttctttttcatgcTGGCTGAAGAGATACGAGGTCATATGGCATCTCTCGGAGTCCGTAAATTCCAAGATTTAATTGGTCGCACGGATCTTCTCCAGATGCGTGAAGACATCACCATATCGAAAGCAAAGATGTTGGATCTGTCAAATGTCCTTCGTTCAGCCCTCGACCTTCGGCCAGGTGCCAACATTCGTGGTGGAAGTATAAAACAAGACTTTCAATTGGAAAATCGTCCCGATAATATTCTCATCGAGGAGGCCAAGCTCATTCTCAACAATACCCAGAAAATCGTTAACATCGACATGACAATAAATAACGAGACCCGAGCATTTGGCTCGACCCTGAGTTACTACATCTCAAAGCAGTTGGGTGAAGCTGGCCTTCCGGACAATAGTATTAATATTCGACTGAAGGGCTCCGCAGGTCAGAGCTTCTGTGCATTTCTCACTAATGGAATTCACGTGATTCTGGAGGGAGATGCCAATGATTACGTTGGAAAGGGTCTCTGTGGTGGTGAAATTGTTATTTATCCCCCGAAGGAATCAGAATTTTTGTCAGAAGCTAACGTAATCGTCGGAAATGTGTGTTTATACGGAGCAACATCAGGAAAGGCGTATTTCCGAGGTATAGCAGCTGAAAGATTCAGTGTTCGAAATTCTGGTGCAGTTGTGGTGGTTGAAGGAGTTGGAGATCATGGCTGTGAGTACATGACAGGTGGTTGTGCAGTTATTTTGGGATTAACTGGCAGAAATTTTGCTGCTGGAATGTCCGGAGGTATTGCCTATGTCTTGGACGTTGATGGCTCCTTCAAGAGCAAGTGTAATCCAGAAATGGTGGAGCTTCTTCCTCTGAACAAACCGGAGGATATAAAATACgtgaaaaaattactggaagAATTTGTCGAAAAGACTGGTTCACTGATCGCCGAGGAACTCCTGGTAACGTGGCCTGAACCCACAACGAGATTTGTTAAGGTATTTCCTTATGAGTATCAACGAGCCCTTCAGCAGATGGCCGATGCTGAAGAAACTCCTGAGCCTGTTGTGAATGGAAAGGAGAATGGATCATCCGTTAAAGATATCGAGGACTCCATCGAAGATGGTGATCTTGcacagaaaaaattggataaaatCAAAGGATTCATGAAGTACAAACGTCATACGATGAATTATAGACCGGTGGAGAAGAGACTGGAGGATTGGAGTGAGATTTACAATTTTCAGGGAGTTCGTAAGGGCCTGAAGGTTCAAGCAGCCAGATGTATGGAGTGCGGAGTACCATTTTGTCAGAGCAGTCATGGATGCCCCTTGGGAAACATCATTCCAAAATGGAATGACTTGGTATTCCAATCCAACTGGCAGGAAGCTCTTCGACAACTCCTCCAGACAAATAATTTCCCGGAATTCACTGGCCGAGTCTGTCCAGCTCCCTGTGAGGGCGCTTGTGTTCTAGGTATATCAGAGCCTCCAGTCACCATAAAAAACATCGAATGTGCTATTATCGATCATGCATTTGAACAGGGCTGGATCATTCCCTGTCCACCGCTATCAAGAACTGGTAAAAGAATAGCTATTGTGGGCAGTGGTCCAGCTGGACTTGCTGCTGCTCAACAGCTCAACAAGGCCGGTCACGTTGTCACTGTGTTCGAGAGAAATGACAGAGTGGGTGGATTGCTTCAGTATGGAATTCCCACGATGAAGCTATCGAAGCAAGTGGTCCAGAGGAGGGTGTCGTTAATGGCTGCTGAGGGAATAGTATTCAAGACTGGTGTCAATGTGGGAAAGGACATTACGAGTGAAGAATTGATGAAGGAGTTTGATGCTGTACTGTTGTGCACTGGTGCAACGTGGCCCAGGGATTTGCCAATACCTGGAAGACATCTGGAGGGAATTCACTTTGCTGTTAGCTTTTTGGAGCATTGGCAGAAGAAACAGATGGGAAATGAGGCTCCTTTGAATATGAAATTAATGGCTAAAGACAAGGATGTGATTATTATTGGGGGTGGAGATACTGGCTGTGATTGTATTGCTACGAGTTTGAGACAGGGGGCCAAGTCTATTACtacttttgaaattttacctGAGCCTGGTGAGAAGAGGGCAAAGGATAATCCTTGGCCACAATTTCCGAGAGTTTTCAAGGTCGATTATGGACACGAGGAGGTTGCACTGAAATTTGGTAATGATCCCAGGCAGTTTAGCACATTGAGCAAGGAATTTTTGGATGATGGTGAGGGCAATGTCACGGGAATCAGGACAGTCACTGTTGAGTGGACGAAGGATGAGGCAGGTAGATGGAAAATGGCGGAAGTCGAGGACTCGGAGAAGATTTATAAGTGCGATCTTGTTTTACTGGCGATGGGATTCTTGGGACCGGAGAAGTATATTGCTGAGGAACTGAAGATGAAGTTGGATGGGAGGGGGAATTATGAGACACCCGGGGGAAAATATTCTACCAGTTTGGAGGGCATTTATGCAGCTGGAG ATTGCAGGCGAGGGCAGTCACTCGTTGTATGGGCGATAACTGAAGGACGTCAGGCAGCTCGTGAAATTGATTACGCACTTATGGGTCGTACAACTTTGCCAGGTCCTGGTGGAATAATTTCTCACGTTGATCAAGACTCTTCCTAA